In the genome of Gemmatimonadetes bacterium SCN 70-22, one region contains:
- a CDS encoding chromosome segregation protein SMC — MRLTKLQMQGFKSFADTTTMTFDSGVTAIVGPNGCGKSNVSDAVRWVLGEQRARMLRGAKMEEVIFQGSSARRAVSLAEVSLFFENEDGGLPVAFKEVVITRRLSRSGESEYLLNGASCRLRDIHDMLRGTGLGADSGIVIESKMIDALLSDRPDDRRELFEEAAGVGLYRDRRRSTERRLEETAVDLSRLDDLLGEVQSQVRSLARQRKRAERHAELTARRFSVELTLASREMAAWREELAQLEVTVAALREQAPGDDARVVAAEGARDAAHEARAAAEASRNELARLTQLQQQHVQELRAEIAVAVERQRNALERRQRAEEERREGEAFGERLNADRVRAREELTSLEGEVEQSRESLAVHARDEEAARAAVTAARSAVEAAERTVRELREQQRRLDLDRESAQRETAELEQRSAALEIERQQLVDAATVLAREIEGADEAIEVARVSVATAVAALEEARAAARAARERDAAARAELGRAEDTYVALEGKVNALEGLERERVGLAPAAARLLRERDRFGEGAVLGPISDFLSTSASSAVLVERYLGMTVHAVIVRDHAAAEAVRSWHASANPGPLLLLPLDAMPSPSGGEAGDLLNQVEAAEPAAGWVRSLLDRVRALDDGSGFVDGRGAVWLPGTTAGPGPLRRRAELSGLRSELLAAGAGRQLAAAAAEEARRALTEADAAVAMATEAANLANGEDRRANDHRAELERRRLRGMRELENAEGLASRLATRQDELRSRLASIEVRTAELQESLGSHGVDSEALRVQAAETERALEAAREHRTNGQVALAQAQARMQVATDRVHRLEQEHENASTRLASLQHELSTLADSDRSLAEQMANWQGDLDARVATLTDVESRLAEAERHVRDANASLSTADHALDQARREAHERESALHHAELRFAELSGRRTAIRERLETEWRRPLEDLLASFEAVEVDDTALRTEAEQLRTELEKLGPVNPLAVEEHEEEVKRLDFLTGQRNDLAEAKNKLQLAIREIDTTARELFLTTFTQVRENFRQIFMTLFGGGECDLRLENPEMPLDCDIEIHASPRGKRTQRIHLLSSGERALVALSLLFGIFLTKPSPFCLLDEVDAPLDDANIGRYVRMLNQFKENTQFIVITHNPRTTTEAADAVYGVTMQEPGVSSLVSVRMRGNTVDEVTPPEMAPEGEVAGAPA; from the coding sequence GTGCGCCTCACCAAGCTCCAGATGCAAGGCTTCAAGTCGTTCGCCGACACGACGACGATGACGTTCGACTCCGGCGTCACCGCCATCGTCGGCCCCAACGGCTGCGGCAAGTCCAACGTCTCCGACGCGGTCCGGTGGGTGCTCGGCGAGCAGCGGGCGCGCATGCTGCGCGGCGCGAAGATGGAGGAGGTCATCTTCCAGGGATCGTCCGCGCGTCGTGCGGTGAGCCTGGCCGAGGTGTCGCTCTTCTTCGAGAACGAGGACGGGGGCCTCCCGGTCGCCTTCAAGGAGGTCGTCATCACACGGCGGCTGTCGCGCTCGGGCGAGAGCGAGTACCTGCTGAACGGGGCGTCGTGCCGCCTGCGCGACATCCACGACATGCTGCGCGGCACGGGGCTGGGGGCCGACTCGGGGATCGTGATCGAGTCCAAGATGATCGACGCCCTCCTCTCCGACCGCCCCGACGACCGGCGGGAACTGTTCGAGGAGGCCGCGGGGGTCGGGCTGTATCGCGACCGGCGGCGCAGCACCGAGCGGCGGTTGGAAGAGACCGCGGTCGACCTGTCGCGCCTCGACGACCTGCTCGGCGAGGTGCAGAGCCAGGTGCGCTCGCTGGCGCGTCAGCGCAAGCGCGCCGAACGCCACGCCGAGCTGACGGCGCGCCGCTTCTCGGTCGAACTGACGCTGGCGTCGCGCGAGATGGCGGCGTGGCGCGAGGAGCTGGCGCAGCTGGAGGTCACGGTGGCGGCGCTGCGCGAGCAGGCGCCGGGTGATGACGCCCGCGTGGTGGCCGCCGAGGGCGCGCGCGACGCGGCGCACGAGGCGCGCGCCGCGGCCGAGGCGAGCCGCAACGAGCTGGCGCGCCTCACACAGCTGCAACAACAGCACGTGCAGGAGCTGCGCGCCGAGATCGCCGTCGCGGTCGAGCGGCAACGCAACGCCCTCGAGCGTCGCCAGCGCGCCGAAGAGGAGCGGCGCGAGGGCGAGGCCTTCGGGGAGCGGCTCAACGCCGATCGCGTGCGTGCCCGGGAAGAGCTGACCTCGCTCGAGGGCGAGGTCGAGCAGTCGCGCGAGTCGCTGGCGGTGCATGCCCGCGACGAGGAAGCGGCCCGCGCGGCCGTGACGGCCGCCCGCTCGGCGGTGGAGGCGGCCGAGCGCACGGTGCGCGAGCTGCGCGAGCAGCAGCGTCGCCTCGACCTCGATCGCGAGAGCGCGCAGCGCGAGACGGCGGAGCTGGAGCAGCGAAGCGCGGCACTCGAGATCGAGCGGCAGCAGCTGGTCGATGCCGCCACCGTCCTGGCCCGCGAGATCGAGGGAGCCGACGAGGCGATCGAGGTGGCGCGTGTGAGCGTCGCCACCGCGGTCGCGGCGCTCGAGGAGGCGCGGGCCGCAGCGCGGGCCGCGCGCGAGCGCGACGCCGCCGCGCGGGCCGAGCTGGGGCGCGCGGAAGACACCTACGTCGCGCTCGAGGGGAAGGTGAACGCCCTGGAGGGGCTGGAGCGCGAACGCGTCGGCCTCGCCCCGGCGGCCGCCCGTCTCCTGCGCGAGCGCGATCGCTTCGGCGAGGGGGCGGTGCTGGGACCGATCTCCGACTTCCTCTCGACGTCGGCGTCGTCGGCTGTGCTGGTCGAGCGCTACCTGGGGATGACGGTGCATGCCGTCATCGTTCGCGACCATGCGGCAGCGGAGGCGGTGCGCAGCTGGCACGCGAGTGCCAACCCCGGCCCCCTGCTCCTCCTCCCGCTCGACGCGATGCCATCGCCGAGCGGAGGCGAGGCGGGCGACCTGTTGAATCAGGTCGAGGCGGCCGAGCCCGCGGCGGGGTGGGTGCGAAGCCTGCTCGATCGCGTGCGGGCGCTGGACGATGGATCCGGCTTCGTGGATGGCCGCGGTGCCGTCTGGCTCCCCGGTACCACGGCCGGGCCGGGCCCCCTGCGTCGCCGCGCCGAGCTGTCGGGGCTTCGGTCCGAGCTGCTGGCGGCCGGCGCCGGCCGCCAGCTCGCCGCCGCAGCAGCCGAGGAAGCGCGGCGCGCGCTCACCGAGGCCGACGCGGCGGTGGCGATGGCCACCGAGGCGGCGAACCTGGCCAATGGCGAGGACCGGCGCGCCAACGACCACCGGGCGGAGCTGGAGCGTCGGCGGCTGCGCGGCATGCGCGAACTGGAGAATGCCGAAGGGCTGGCCAGCCGGCTCGCCACGCGGCAGGACGAACTGCGGTCCCGGCTGGCCTCGATCGAGGTGCGGACCGCGGAGCTGCAGGAGTCGTTAGGCTCGCACGGGGTCGACAGCGAGGCGCTGCGCGTCCAGGCCGCCGAGACGGAGCGTGCGCTCGAGGCGGCGCGCGAACATCGCACCAACGGGCAGGTGGCGCTCGCGCAGGCGCAGGCGCGCATGCAGGTGGCCACCGACCGCGTGCACCGCCTGGAGCAGGAGCATGAGAACGCCTCGACGCGCCTGGCCTCGCTGCAGCACGAGCTGTCGACCCTGGCCGACTCGGACCGCTCGCTCGCCGAGCAGATGGCGAACTGGCAGGGTGACCTCGACGCGCGTGTGGCGACGCTCACCGACGTGGAGTCGCGCCTGGCGGAGGCGGAGCGGCACGTGCGCGACGCCAATGCGTCGCTCAGCACCGCCGATCACGCCCTCGACCAGGCCCGCCGCGAGGCGCACGAACGCGAGTCGGCGCTGCACCACGCCGAGCTGCGTTTCGCCGAGCTGTCGGGGCGGCGCACGGCGATCCGGGAGCGCCTCGAGACCGAATGGAGGCGCCCGCTCGAGGACCTCCTGGCGAGCTTCGAGGCGGTGGAGGTCGACGACACCGCGCTCCGCACCGAGGCGGAACAGCTGCGCACCGAGCTGGAGAAGCTGGGCCCCGTCAATCCCCTCGCCGTCGAGGAGCACGAGGAAGAAGTGAAGCGCCTCGACTTCCTCACGGGACAGCGGAACGACCTGGCCGAGGCCAAGAACAAGTTGCAGCTGGCCATCCGCGAGATCGACACCACCGCACGCGAGCTCTTCCTCACCACCTTCACCCAGGTGCGCGAGAATTTCCGCCAGATCTTCATGACGCTGTTCGGCGGCGGCGAGTGCGACCTGCGGCTGGAAAACCCGGAGATGCCGCTGGACTGCGACATCGAGATCCATGCGAGCCCGCGGGGAAAGCGCACGCAGCGCATCCACCTCCTGTCGAGTGGCGAGCGGGCGCTGGTCGCGCTGTCGCTGCTCTTCGGCATCTTCCTCACGAAGCCCTCACCCTTCTGCCTGCTGGACGAGGTGGACGCCCCGCTCGACGACGCCAACATCGGGCGCTACGTGCGGATGCTGAACCAGTTCAAGGAGAACACACAGTTCATCGTGATCACGCACAACCCGCGCACCACCACCGAGGCGGCCGACGCGGTGTACGGCGTGACGATGCAGGAGCCGGGCGTCTCGTCGCTGGTGAGCGTGCGGATGCGCGGCAACACGGTGGACGAGGTGACGCCTCCCGAGATGGCCCCCGAGGGCGAAGTCGCTGGCGCCCCTGCCTGA
- a CDS encoding 3-deoxy-7-phosphoheptulonate synthase, translating to MLVVMQHDATQAEIDAVCSVITDMGFTAVPMPGEQRTAIGLVGNEGRVDDTNVVGLPGVAQVIHVSRPYKQVSREWRPENTVVRLAPGVELGGSSIVIMAGPCSVESEEQILAAARAVRAAGASALRGGAFKPRSSPYSFQGLGKRGLELLALARRETGLPVVTEAMDEAGAELVAEYADCIQIGARNMQNYSLLKAAGRLGKPVLLKRGMAATITDLLLSAEYILAEGNTQVILCERGLRSFDTAARNMFDLNAIPIVQKLSHLPMVADPSHGTGLRDKVIPMTRAAVAAGADGILVEMHPNPERAKSDGAQSLFPDQFSRLMHDVRLIAQAIGREITAPPGTEWGRDR from the coding sequence ATGCTCGTCGTCATGCAGCACGACGCCACGCAGGCGGAAATCGACGCCGTCTGCAGCGTGATCACGGACATGGGCTTCACCGCGGTGCCGATGCCGGGGGAGCAGCGCACGGCCATCGGCCTCGTGGGCAACGAGGGACGCGTCGACGATACGAACGTGGTCGGCCTCCCCGGCGTGGCGCAGGTGATCCACGTCTCGCGCCCCTACAAGCAGGTCTCGCGCGAGTGGCGCCCCGAGAACACCGTCGTGCGCCTCGCGCCGGGCGTGGAGCTCGGCGGCAGCTCCATCGTCATCATGGCCGGCCCCTGCTCCGTGGAGTCGGAGGAGCAGATCCTGGCGGCGGCGCGCGCGGTGCGCGCCGCCGGGGCGAGTGCCCTGCGCGGCGGGGCCTTCAAGCCGCGCAGCTCCCCCTACTCGTTCCAGGGGCTCGGCAAGCGGGGGCTCGAGCTCCTCGCCCTGGCGCGGCGCGAGACCGGACTCCCGGTCGTCACCGAGGCGATGGACGAAGCGGGCGCCGAGCTCGTGGCGGAGTACGCCGACTGCATCCAGATCGGCGCCCGCAACATGCAGAACTACTCGCTGCTCAAGGCGGCGGGGCGACTCGGCAAGCCCGTGCTCCTCAAGCGCGGCATGGCGGCCACCATCACGGACCTCCTCCTGAGTGCCGAGTACATCCTGGCCGAGGGGAACACCCAGGTGATCCTGTGCGAGCGTGGCTTGCGGTCGTTCGACACGGCGGCGCGCAACATGTTCGACCTCAACGCCATCCCGATCGTGCAGAAGCTGTCGCACCTGCCGATGGTGGCCGACCCGAGCCACGGCACGGGGCTGCGCGACAAGGTGATCCCGATGACACGCGCCGCCGTGGCCGCCGGCGCCGATGGGATCCTGGTCGAGATGCACCCGAACCCCGAACGGGCCAAGTCGGACGGCGCCCAGAGCCTATTCCCCGACCAGTTCTCGCGCCTGATGCACGACGTCCGCCTCATTGCCCAGGCGATCGGGCGTGAAATCACCGCCCCTCCGGGAACGGAGTGGGGACGCGATCGGTAG
- a CDS encoding outer membrane lipoprotein carrier protein LolA, producing MPRPVPNVLDMLRFPSFVVLAATLAVAPSVWGQDPAGDAIDKAVEAYAKVRTARAAFEQVVTNPLTGSRLQSRGEFEQARPDRFIFRFADPKGDVIVSDGKFVWVYLPSSQPGQVIRAPLSAEVEGSMDLIGAFFTNPRTRYTVKDAGAATVGGRATRVVTLVPKGQGGSFVRAKVWIDTADGTLRQFEAEEMSGIVRLVTITTFTPNAQVPSAAFRFKPPRGVRVVNQSDL from the coding sequence GTGCCCCGCCCCGTCCCGAACGTCCTCGACATGCTCCGTTTCCCTTCATTCGTGGTGCTGGCGGCCACCCTGGCGGTGGCGCCCTCGGTGTGGGGGCAGGATCCGGCCGGCGACGCCATCGACAAGGCGGTCGAGGCCTACGCCAAGGTGCGCACGGCGAGGGCCGCCTTCGAGCAGGTGGTCACCAATCCGCTGACCGGGTCGCGCCTGCAGTCGCGCGGCGAGTTCGAGCAGGCCCGCCCCGACCGGTTCATCTTCCGATTCGCCGACCCCAAGGGCGACGTGATCGTCTCCGACGGCAAGTTCGTCTGGGTCTACCTCCCCAGCTCCCAGCCGGGGCAGGTCATCCGCGCCCCGCTCAGCGCCGAGGTGGAGGGATCGATGGATCTCATCGGCGCCTTCTTCACCAATCCGCGGACCCGCTATACGGTGAAGGACGCCGGCGCCGCGACGGTGGGGGGACGCGCGACGCGCGTCGTCACGCTCGTCCCGAAGGGACAGGGGGGGAGCTTCGTACGGGCCAAGGTGTGGATCGACACCGCCGATGGAACGCTTCGCCAGTTCGAGGCGGAGGAGATGAGCGGGATCGTGCGGCTGGTGACGATCACGACGTTCACGCCTAACGCCCAGGTCCCCAGCGCCGCCTTCCGCTTCAAGCCGCCGCGCGGCGTGCGGGTGGTGAACCAGTCGGACCTGTAG
- a CDS encoding dTMP kinase — MPAGAGALIVLEGTEGVGKTTQLGRLAARMQLAGIPHSTVREPGGTPAGDEIRRLLLDPAMHITPRAEALLFMASRAQLVDEVIRPAIARGHFVVLDRFFLSTYAYQIAGRRLAEGGVRDANAFATAGLVPDLTILLDLPDGEGFARIAARGEHDRIERSGDAFHTRVAAAFRAFAEAAWQVQHPECGPVTLVDASGSVDDVAGRIWARLVARWPETFLP, encoded by the coding sequence ATGCCGGCCGGCGCCGGGGCGCTCATCGTTCTCGAGGGGACGGAAGGCGTCGGCAAGACGACGCAGCTCGGGCGCCTGGCCGCGCGCATGCAGCTGGCGGGGATCCCCCATTCCACCGTGCGCGAGCCGGGGGGGACGCCGGCCGGCGACGAGATTCGTCGCCTCCTGCTCGACCCGGCGATGCACATCACCCCGCGGGCGGAGGCGCTGCTGTTCATGGCGTCGCGCGCCCAGCTCGTGGATGAGGTCATACGGCCCGCCATCGCCCGCGGGCACTTCGTGGTCCTCGATCGCTTCTTCCTCTCCACGTACGCCTACCAGATCGCCGGGCGGCGGCTGGCCGAGGGGGGCGTGCGGGACGCGAACGCATTCGCCACCGCGGGACTCGTCCCCGATCTCACGATCCTCCTGGACCTCCCGGACGGGGAGGGCTTCGCCCGCATCGCCGCGCGCGGGGAGCACGACCGGATCGAGCGGTCGGGCGATGCGTTCCACACGCGCGTCGCCGCCGCCTTTCGGGCGTTCGCGGAGGCCGCCTGGCAGGTGCAACACCCGGAGTGCGGGCCGGTGACGCTGGTGGACGCGAGCGGGAGCGTGGACGACGTGGCGGGGCGTATCTGGGCCCGGCTCGTGGCCCGCTGGCCTGAAACGTTTTTGCCCTGA
- a CDS encoding protein-(glutamine-N5) methyltransferase, release factor-specific: MTRQASSAGATVSDAVARTTAVLHPSLGPLAAGEARELVAAVMRQPRFWPSTAAALVLAPEEFAAIAQAAERRADGAPLAYAVRSAPFRALTLYVDERVLIPRPETEYLVDLILATPQGRAGGVAVDVGTGTGAIALALATEGSFGRVVASDVSADAIAVARENARRLAASLVGTVEFRMGEALAPLGDLVHSVDVLVSNPPYIAFAEVPELPASVRDWEPPLALACPDEGLAVTRAIVGGAGALLRPGGLLALETDSRRARAVARMVEQGGDFGEVRVLSDLTGRERFVFATRPMANR, from the coding sequence GTGACCCGCCAGGCATCCTCCGCCGGCGCCACCGTCTCCGACGCCGTTGCACGGACCACCGCCGTCCTGCACCCCTCCCTCGGCCCGCTGGCGGCCGGCGAGGCGCGCGAGCTCGTCGCCGCCGTGATGCGACAGCCGCGCTTCTGGCCGTCGACCGCCGCCGCCCTGGTGCTCGCGCCCGAGGAGTTCGCGGCCATCGCACAGGCGGCCGAACGTCGCGCCGATGGGGCTCCGCTGGCCTATGCGGTGCGTTCGGCGCCGTTTCGCGCCCTCACGCTCTACGTGGACGAGCGCGTCCTGATCCCGCGCCCCGAAACGGAGTACCTGGTCGACCTGATCCTCGCCACGCCGCAGGGGCGCGCCGGAGGGGTTGCGGTCGACGTCGGGACGGGGACAGGGGCCATCGCCCTGGCGCTCGCCACGGAGGGGAGCTTCGGGCGCGTGGTCGCAAGCGACGTCTCGGCCGATGCCATCGCGGTCGCACGGGAGAACGCACGCCGCCTCGCGGCGTCGCTCGTCGGGACGGTCGAGTTCCGGATGGGTGAGGCGCTCGCTCCGCTCGGCGATCTCGTGCACTCGGTGGACGTGCTCGTCTCGAATCCTCCCTATATTGCCTTTGCCGAAGTCCCGGAGCTCCCCGCCTCGGTTCGAGACTGGGAGCCGCCGCTGGCGCTGGCCTGCCCCGACGAGGGGTTGGCGGTTACCCGGGCGATCGTCGGTGGTGCCGGTGCGCTGCTGCGTCCCGGGGGGCTGTTGGCTCTCGAGACGGACTCGCGTCGCGCACGGGCGGTCGCTCGCATGGTCGAACAGGGTGGAGACTTCGGCGAGGTGCGGGTGCTGTCCGACCTGACCGGGCGGGAGCGATTCGTCTTCGCGACCCGGCCGATGGCCAATCGATGA
- a CDS encoding peptide chain release factor 1: MSLRDRLADAVARAAEVERELSHPATAKDPRKLASLGREHQRLVAVVDLANRIRKTEDELAQARELVSIDDPEMAAEATAEVERLSAALEQMDQELKPLLVPHDPLDDRPAIVEIRAGTGGDEAALFAADLYRMYSRYIERHGGWRIEVMSHSDGTLGGIKEVVFKVIGDGAFGEMRWESGVHRVQRVPATEAAGRIHTSAATVAVLPEAEEVDVHIDEKDLRIDVFRASGPGGQGVNTTDSAVRITHLPTGIVVAQQDQRSQIQNKAKAMEVLRARILDQRLSEIQSERARMRKTQVGTGDRSAKIRTYNFPQSRVTDHRINLTLYDISRVMDGDIGKLIEALRLADTEEKLSGDASAA; encoded by the coding sequence AGGAAGCTGGCGTCGCTGGGCCGGGAACATCAGCGCCTCGTCGCCGTCGTCGATCTGGCGAACCGCATCCGGAAGACCGAGGACGAGCTCGCGCAGGCGCGCGAGCTCGTTTCCATTGACGACCCCGAGATGGCCGCCGAGGCCACCGCCGAGGTCGAGCGGCTCTCGGCTGCCCTCGAGCAAATGGACCAGGAGCTCAAGCCGCTGCTCGTCCCCCACGACCCGCTCGACGACCGTCCCGCGATCGTCGAGATCCGGGCCGGCACCGGCGGCGATGAGGCCGCCCTCTTCGCCGCCGACCTCTATCGCATGTACTCCCGCTACATCGAACGCCATGGCGGGTGGCGCATCGAGGTCATGTCGCATTCCGACGGGACGCTGGGCGGCATCAAGGAAGTCGTCTTCAAGGTCATCGGCGACGGCGCGTTCGGCGAGATGCGCTGGGAGTCGGGCGTGCACCGCGTCCAGCGCGTCCCCGCCACCGAAGCGGCCGGGCGCATTCACACCTCCGCGGCCACCGTCGCCGTCCTCCCGGAGGCCGAAGAGGTCGACGTCCACATCGACGAGAAAGACCTCCGCATCGACGTCTTTCGCGCATCGGGGCCCGGTGGCCAGGGAGTCAACACCACTGATTCCGCCGTCCGCATCACCCACCTCCCCACGGGGATCGTCGTCGCGCAGCAGGACCAGCGCTCGCAGATCCAGAACAAGGCCAAGGCGATGGAAGTGCTTCGCGCACGCATCCTCGACCAGCGTCTGTCCGAGATCCAGTCCGAGCGCGCCCGCATGCGCAAGACGCAGGTCGGGACGGGCGACCGCTCGGCCAAGATCCGCACGTACAATTTCCCGCAGAGCCGCGTCACCGACCATCGGATCAACCTCACGCTGTACGACATCTCGCGCGTGATGGATGGCGACATCGGCAAGCTGATCGAAGCGCTCAGGCTCGCCGACACGGAGGAGAAGCTCTCCGGCGACGCCTCCGCCGCCTGA